In Streptomyces sp. NBC_01231, the sequence AACAACAAGGGCGAGGTCTTCGACTTCGAGCGCGGCGGCCCGGCAGGGCTGCTCACCCCCTACTGGCTGACCGACGACAGCATCTCCTCCTCCAGCTGGTGCTACACGGTGGGCATCGGCTACTACTCGACGCAGGCACTGCTCCACTCGCTGATCGACCGGGTCAGCAAGGGCGGCAGCATGCTGCTGAACATCGCCCCGATGGCCGACGGCACGATCCCCTCCGGGCAGCAGTCCATCCTGCTCGCCATGGGCGACTGGCTCGGCCGCTTCGGAGAGGCGGTCTACGCCACCCGCTCCTGGGCCAGTTACGGCGAGGGCCCCACCAAGATGGGCGGAGGCTCGTTCAGCGGACCGGTGGCCGGCAAACCGCAGGACATCCGGTTCACCCGCAGCAAGGACAACAAGGTCCTCTACGCCACCGCGCTGGGCTGGCAGGGCGGCACCATGACCATCACGACGCTGAACTCGAACCAGATCAACCTCAGCAGCCTGACAGGTGCGCAACTGCTGAACAACACGGCCGGTACCTACATCAACCTGCCCGCACCGGCCCAGGATGCCTCCGGTCTGCACCTCACCATGCCCTCGACCAACCCGCCGTTCAGCGCCCTGGCATACACGGTCAAGCTCACCTTCTCCGGTGAGATCCCCGTCCTGGGCGCGCCGGGCGGCTCCACGACCTGGGTGAAGATCGCCAACGTGGCCGGCGGACTGGTGCTCGACAGCGGGGGCAACGTCGCCTCCGGCTCCAACCTCAAGCAGTGGAACTACGACGGGAGCACCAACCTGCAGTGGCAGCTGATCGACCTCGGCAACGGCTACTACCGCATCATGAACCGCACCAACGGCATGGCCGCCGACAGTTGGGGCAACTCCGCCAACGGCGCTCCCGCCCGCCAGGAGGCGTGGAACGGCGGCAACAACCAGCAGTGGTCGCTGGGCAGCCTAGGCGGCAACCGCTACCAGATCGTCAATCGGGGCACCGGCACCGCCCTTGACGGCAGCGGCAGCACCACGGCCGGCTCGACCACGGTGATGTGGACACCGAACTCCAGCACCAACAACGAGTGGACGATCACCGGGGTCTGAACCGCACCCTGCCCATCCCTCGACAACGGAAGAAGGCGTGTATGAAACGCAAACCGCTCTTAATGTCCATCGCGGCCGCGGTACTTCTCATCCTGGCGACTGCGGGCACCTCGTTCAGCAGCGCCCTCCACGTGCCCGCGTCGGCCACGACCACCGGCGCCGTCCGGGCGACCGCCGGCTGCGGCAAGTCCCCTGGCCTGGCGAGTGGTACACACACCATTCAGAGCGGCGGCCAGACGCGCAGTTACATACTGCGGGTCCCTGCCGGCTACGACCGCAACCACCCCTACCGGCTGATCTTCGGTCTCCACTGGCGGGGCGGCACGGCCAACGACGTCGACTCCGGCGGAGGCGACGGGTACAACTGGTCCTACTACGGCCTGCGGCGCCTGGCGGACAACGCGAACAACAGCACGATCTTCGTCGCCCCCCAGGGCAACGGCAACGGCTGGGCCAACCCCGGCGGCCAGGACGTGGCCTTCGTCGATGCCATGGTCAGCCAGATCGAGGCAGCTCTGTGCGTCGACACCACCCAGTTGTTCGCCACAGGCTTCAGCTACGGCGGCGGGATGTCGTACGCCCTCGCCTGCTCCCGGGCGACGGTCTTCCGCGCGGTCGCGGTCTTCTCCGGCGCGAACCTCAGTGGGTGCAACGGCGGCACTCAGCCCATCGCCTACATGGGTCTGCACGGTCTGAGGGACAACGTGCTGCCCATCTCGGCAGGACGGGAACTGCGCGACACCTTCGTCCGGAACAACGGCTGCACCCGGCAGAACCCGCCCGAGCCGGCCAACGGAAGTCTGACGCACACCATCACCACCTACTCCGGATGCAGGTCCGGATACCCTGTCGTCTGGGCCGCGTACGACGGAGCGGGCCACGACCCCGGTCCCATTGACGGTTCCACCGGTTCCGGCTGGCGCACCTGGACGTCGGCAGCGGTGTGGCAGTTCTTCACGCAGTTCGGCTCGAACCCGCAACCGCCGCAGCCCTCCGGCAACCAGAAGATCATCGGCCAGCCGTCGGGGCGGTGCCTGGACATCAACAACACCACCACGGCCAACGGTACGCAGGCACAACTGTGGGACTGCAACGGCGGCTCCAACCAACGGTGGACCCACTCCGCCGGAAAGCAGCTGGTTGTCTACGGCAACAAGTGCCTGGGCGTCGGACA encodes:
- a CDS encoding alpha-L-fucosidase encodes the protein MSSSSLPVSRRRLLAAAGAATAFGLLRFAPEAAAAEGPQSYTATWSSVDQHPPAPAWFQDGKFGIYYHWGVFSVPAFGNEWYPRNMYIGGSAENRHHIATYGDPSAWPYNNFIDGARDKAGNFVQFAPKLASQGGNWDPEAWAKLFKAAGAKFAGPVAEHHDGFSMWNSRSNPWNSVQHGPRLDLVGLHAQAIRGQGLKFMASLHHAYHFTGFYDNVPSQSDPRLRILFGQQGSAAENKLWYDKLVEVIDGYQPDLVWQDFNLHLVQESYRLQFLAHYYNQAVAWNKDVVATYKDGLNNKGEVFDFERGGPAGLLTPYWLTDDSISSSSWCYTVGIGYYSTQALLHSLIDRVSKGGSMLLNIAPMADGTIPSGQQSILLAMGDWLGRFGEAVYATRSWASYGEGPTKMGGGSFSGPVAGKPQDIRFTRSKDNKVLYATALGWQGGTMTITTLNSNQINLSSLTGAQLLNNTAGTYINLPAPAQDASGLHLTMPSTNPPFSALAYTVKLTFSGEIPVLGAPGGSTTWVKIANVAGGLVLDSGGNVASGSNLKQWNYDGSTNLQWQLIDLGNGYYRIMNRTNGMAADSWGNSANGAPARQEAWNGGNNQQWSLGSLGGNRYQIVNRGTGTALDGSGSTTAGSTTVMWTPNSSTNNEWTITGV
- a CDS encoding ricin-type beta-trefoil lectin domain protein, translating into MSIAAAVLLILATAGTSFSSALHVPASATTTGAVRATAGCGKSPGLASGTHTIQSGGQTRSYILRVPAGYDRNHPYRLIFGLHWRGGTANDVDSGGGDGYNWSYYGLRRLADNANNSTIFVAPQGNGNGWANPGGQDVAFVDAMVSQIEAALCVDTTQLFATGFSYGGGMSYALACSRATVFRAVAVFSGANLSGCNGGTQPIAYMGLHGLRDNVLPISAGRELRDTFVRNNGCTRQNPPEPANGSLTHTITTYSGCRSGYPVVWAAYDGAGHDPGPIDGSTGSGWRTWTSAAVWQFFTQFGSNPQPPQPSGNQKIIGQPSGRCLDINNTTTANGTQAQLWDCNGGSNQRWTHSAGKQLVVYGNKCLGVGQAAGNGTPAAIWDCSGQADQQWNVNPDGTITAAQSGLCLDAGGQGTANGTKVQLWSCSGGANQHWRLEN